One Bufo gargarizans isolate SCDJY-AF-19 chromosome 3, ASM1485885v1, whole genome shotgun sequence DNA segment encodes these proteins:
- the KHDRBS1 gene encoding KH domain-containing, RNA-binding, signal transduction-associated protein 1 isoform X1 translates to MESETKYLPELMAEKDSLDPSFTHAMSLLASEIERLKKGGEPRKDEEDTYLDLFSHKNMKLKERILIPVKLYPRFNFVGKILGPQGNTIKRLQEETGAKISVLGKGSMRDKAKEEELRKGGDPKYNHLNMDLHVFIEVFGPPCEAYTRMAHAMEEVKKFLVPDMMDDICQEQFLELSYLNGAPPETARGGRVGPGRGRGVPTASAPASRGRAGAIRPLVPRGAPGRGSLSRGASVSRSVAPASASRGAPSARARAASIQRISLPPPAAEAYDEYGYDDPYAEQSYEAYESYYSQSPGDTEYYDYGHGEGPEAYESYGQDNWNGARPSLKVPSAPKGSSYRDHPYRRF, encoded by the exons ATGGAGTCCGAAACCAAGTACCTGCCGGAGCTGATGGCGGAGAAGGACAGCCTGGACCCGTCGTTCACACACGCCATGAGCCTGCTTGCGAGCG AAATTGAAAGACTAAAGAAAGGAGGCGAACCCAGAAAGGATGAAGAGGACACATATTTGGACTTATTTTCTCACAAGAACATGAAACTGAAGGAGCGCATTTTGATTCCAGTGAAACTGTACCCTAGG TTTAACTTTGTCGGAAAGATATTGGGTCCACAAGGCAATACCATCAAGAGGCTGCAGGAAGAAACTGGAGCGAAAATTTCTGTACTGGGGAAAGGTTCAATGAGGGATAAGGCCAAG gaGGAGGAACTGCGAAAAGGTGGAGACCCAAAATACAATCACTTAAACATGGACCTTCATGTTTTCATTGAAGTTTTTGGTCCACCTTGTGAGGCTTATACTCGCATGGCGCATGCCATGGAGGAAGTTAAGAAGTTCTTGGTACCG GATATGATGGATGATATTTGTCAGGAGCAGTTTTTGGAGTTGTCCTATCTGAATGGAGCCCCGCCAGAGACAGCCCGTGGAGGAAGAGTTGGTCCAGGTCGTGGTAGAGGAGTCCCAACTGCATCAGCTCCAGCATCAAG AGGCAGGGCTGGAGCTATACGTCCGCTTGTTCCAAGGGGAGCCCCAGGAAGAGGATCTCTTTCACGTGGTGCCAGTGTTAGCCGAAGTGTTGCACCAGCATCTGCATCGAGAGGAGCACCTTCTGCAAGGGCTCGGGCTGCTTCAATTCAAAGGATTTCTCTGCCACCACCTGCAGCTGAAGCCTATGATGAATAT GGCTATGATGATCCATATGCAGAGCAAAGCTACGAAGCTTATGAGAGTTACTACAGTCAAAGTCCAGG AGATACAGAGTACTATGACTATGGGCATGGAGAGGGGCCAGAAGCGTATGAAAGTTATG GACAAGACAATTGGAATGGTGCTCGGCCCTCTTTGAAAGTACCATCAGCACCTAAAGGCAGTAGCTACAGAGACCACCCATACAGACGCTTCTAA
- the KHDRBS1 gene encoding KH domain-containing, RNA-binding, signal transduction-associated protein 1 isoform X2, with amino-acid sequence MESETKYLPELMAEKDSLDPSFTHAMSLLASEIERLKKGGEPRKDEEDTYLDLFSHKNMKLKERILIPVKLYPRFNFVGKILGPQGNTIKRLQEETGAKISVLGKGSMRDKAKEEELRKGGDPKYNHLNMDLHVFIEVFGPPCEAYTRMAHAMEEVKKFLVPEQFLELSYLNGAPPETARGGRVGPGRGRGVPTASAPASRGRAGAIRPLVPRGAPGRGSLSRGASVSRSVAPASASRGAPSARARAASIQRISLPPPAAEAYDEYGYDDPYAEQSYEAYESYYSQSPGDTEYYDYGHGEGPEAYESYGQDNWNGARPSLKVPSAPKGSSYRDHPYRRF; translated from the exons ATGGAGTCCGAAACCAAGTACCTGCCGGAGCTGATGGCGGAGAAGGACAGCCTGGACCCGTCGTTCACACACGCCATGAGCCTGCTTGCGAGCG AAATTGAAAGACTAAAGAAAGGAGGCGAACCCAGAAAGGATGAAGAGGACACATATTTGGACTTATTTTCTCACAAGAACATGAAACTGAAGGAGCGCATTTTGATTCCAGTGAAACTGTACCCTAGG TTTAACTTTGTCGGAAAGATATTGGGTCCACAAGGCAATACCATCAAGAGGCTGCAGGAAGAAACTGGAGCGAAAATTTCTGTACTGGGGAAAGGTTCAATGAGGGATAAGGCCAAG gaGGAGGAACTGCGAAAAGGTGGAGACCCAAAATACAATCACTTAAACATGGACCTTCATGTTTTCATTGAAGTTTTTGGTCCACCTTGTGAGGCTTATACTCGCATGGCGCATGCCATGGAGGAAGTTAAGAAGTTCTTGGTACCG GAGCAGTTTTTGGAGTTGTCCTATCTGAATGGAGCCCCGCCAGAGACAGCCCGTGGAGGAAGAGTTGGTCCAGGTCGTGGTAGAGGAGTCCCAACTGCATCAGCTCCAGCATCAAG AGGCAGGGCTGGAGCTATACGTCCGCTTGTTCCAAGGGGAGCCCCAGGAAGAGGATCTCTTTCACGTGGTGCCAGTGTTAGCCGAAGTGTTGCACCAGCATCTGCATCGAGAGGAGCACCTTCTGCAAGGGCTCGGGCTGCTTCAATTCAAAGGATTTCTCTGCCACCACCTGCAGCTGAAGCCTATGATGAATAT GGCTATGATGATCCATATGCAGAGCAAAGCTACGAAGCTTATGAGAGTTACTACAGTCAAAGTCCAGG AGATACAGAGTACTATGACTATGGGCATGGAGAGGGGCCAGAAGCGTATGAAAGTTATG GACAAGACAATTGGAATGGTGCTCGGCCCTCTTTGAAAGTACCATCAGCACCTAAAGGCAGTAGCTACAGAGACCACCCATACAGACGCTTCTAA